One window from the genome of Pseudomonas leptonychotis encodes:
- a CDS encoding helix-turn-helix transcriptional regulator — MRIIRLKEVIDTTGLARSTIYKYIGEGTFPATVSLGDRCVGWVYSEVCDWILARIEERDLAADAPSRAGRLEMVSSN, encoded by the coding sequence ATGAGAATAATCCGCCTGAAAGAAGTCATCGACACCACCGGCCTGGCACGCTCAACAATCTACAAGTACATCGGGGAAGGCACGTTCCCAGCAACAGTCTCGCTAGGCGACCGTTGCGTCGGATGGGTTTACAGCGAGGTCTGCGATTGGATCCTGGCAAGGATCGAGGAGCGCGATCTGGCTGCGGATGCACCAAGCCGGGCCGGTCGCTTAGAAATGGTCAGCAGCAATTAA
- a CDS encoding iron-containing alcohol dehydrogenase, with product MFNFDFYNPTRIVFGRDTIGRLDDLVPVEARVLLLYGGQSAEKTGTLAQVREALGARHVQAFGGIEPNPSYETLMQAVALVREQRVDFLLAVGGGSVIDGTKFVAAAVGYAGDAWDILETRGAKIRHALPFGSVLTLPATGSEMNNSGVVTRRATQAKLPFRSAHVFPQFSILDPTKTQTLPVRQLANGVVDAFVHVMEQYLTYPIDARVQDRFAEGLLQTLIEIGPLMLEESADYSTRANLMWTATLALNGLIGAGVPQDWSTHMIGHELTALHGIDHARTLAIVLPANLEVRREAKRAKLLQYAERVWQIRQGDEEQRIDAAIQQTRTFLESLGLPTRLSAYQLGADAIDALINQLAAHRLTALGEHNDVNLDVSRQVLEASL from the coding sequence ATGTTCAACTTCGATTTTTACAACCCTACCCGTATTGTCTTTGGCCGCGACACCATCGGCCGTCTGGATGATTTAGTGCCGGTTGAGGCGCGCGTGTTGCTGCTTTACGGCGGCCAGAGCGCCGAGAAAACCGGCACCCTGGCGCAAGTGCGCGAAGCGCTTGGTGCCCGGCACGTGCAGGCGTTCGGCGGTATCGAGCCGAACCCCAGCTATGAAACATTGATGCAGGCCGTAGCGTTGGTCCGTGAGCAGCGCGTGGACTTCCTGCTCGCGGTGGGTGGCGGCTCGGTGATTGATGGCACCAAGTTCGTGGCTGCTGCGGTTGGCTATGCCGGCGATGCCTGGGACATTCTCGAAACCCGCGGCGCCAAGATCCGCCACGCCCTGCCGTTCGGTAGCGTACTGACGCTGCCTGCCACCGGCTCGGAAATGAACAACAGCGGCGTGGTCACGCGCCGGGCAACGCAAGCCAAACTGCCGTTTCGCAGTGCTCATGTGTTCCCGCAATTTTCAATTCTCGACCCGACCAAGACCCAGACCCTCCCCGTTCGCCAGCTGGCAAACGGCGTGGTCGATGCGTTCGTGCATGTCATGGAGCAGTACCTGACCTACCCGATCGACGCCCGCGTGCAGGACCGCTTCGCCGAAGGGCTGCTGCAAACCCTGATCGAAATCGGCCCGCTGATGCTGGAGGAATCCGCCGACTACAGCACCCGCGCCAACCTTATGTGGACCGCCACTTTGGCGCTCAATGGGTTGATTGGCGCGGGCGTACCGCAGGACTGGTCCACCCACATGATCGGCCATGAGCTAACCGCGCTGCACGGCATCGATCACGCACGCACGCTGGCCATCGTGCTGCCCGCGAACCTGGAAGTTCGCCGTGAAGCCAAGCGCGCCAAGTTGCTGCAATACGCCGAGCGGGTTTGGCAGATCCGCCAGGGCGACGAAGAACAGCGGATTGACGCCGCCATCCAACAGACCCGGACGTTCCTCGAGAGCCTCGGCCTACCGACGCGCTTATCGGCCTACCAGCTTGGTGCTGACGCCATCGATGCGCTGATCAACCAGCTCGCCGCTCACCGCCTAACCGCCCTAGGCGAACACAACGACGTCAACTTAGACGTCAGCCGCCAGGTGCTTGAAGCGAGCCTCTAA